The proteins below come from a single Beutenbergia cavernae DSM 12333 genomic window:
- a CDS encoding aspartate aminotransferase family protein, which yields MTNDRELALELDRLVFHSWSAQSKRPTFAPAGGSGSWLWDHDGERYLDFSSQMVNVNIGHAHPRIVAAIAEQAAVLPTVAPSAANLARGRAAEAILRHAPAGMAQVFFTNGGADAIENAIRMARLHTGRDKVVSTYRSYHGNTGAAITATGDWRRIPNEYARGHVHVFGPFLYRSEFDASTAEEECRRALRHLERVIEAEGASSVAAILLETIPGTAGILVPPPGYLAGVREIADRHGIVLILDEVMAGFGRAGGWFAFDVVDDGAARPDLVTFAKGVNSGYVPVGGVIISEEIAATFADRVFPGGLTYSGHPLAAASIVASISAMEDERIVEHAAQIGAEVIGPALHELADRHPMIGEVRGAGVFWALDLVSDPETREPVAPSVVAAIKAACLERRLLVFTADNRVHVVPPCVVTADEVATALAILDDVLAAVAAA from the coding sequence ATGACGAACGACCGTGAGCTGGCCCTCGAGCTGGACCGGCTGGTGTTCCACTCGTGGTCGGCGCAGTCGAAGCGGCCCACGTTCGCCCCTGCGGGTGGGTCCGGTTCGTGGCTGTGGGATCACGACGGCGAGCGGTACCTCGACTTCTCCTCGCAGATGGTGAACGTCAACATCGGCCATGCGCACCCCCGGATCGTCGCGGCGATCGCGGAGCAGGCGGCCGTGCTGCCGACCGTCGCGCCGTCGGCGGCGAACCTCGCCAGGGGCAGGGCGGCGGAGGCGATCCTCCGGCACGCTCCGGCGGGGATGGCGCAGGTGTTCTTCACCAACGGCGGGGCCGACGCGATCGAGAACGCGATCCGGATGGCGCGGCTGCACACGGGTCGCGACAAGGTGGTCTCGACGTACCGCTCGTACCACGGGAACACCGGCGCGGCGATCACGGCGACGGGGGACTGGAGGCGCATCCCGAACGAGTACGCCCGCGGGCACGTCCACGTGTTCGGGCCGTTCCTGTACCGGTCGGAGTTCGACGCGAGCACCGCCGAGGAGGAGTGCCGACGCGCGCTGCGCCACCTCGAGCGGGTGATCGAGGCGGAGGGCGCGTCGAGCGTCGCCGCGATCCTGCTCGAGACGATCCCGGGCACCGCCGGGATCCTGGTGCCACCGCCCGGGTACCTCGCCGGCGTCCGGGAGATCGCCGACCGCCACGGCATCGTGCTGATCCTGGACGAGGTGATGGCGGGATTCGGTCGCGCGGGTGGGTGGTTCGCGTTCGACGTGGTGGACGACGGCGCGGCGCGACCCGATCTCGTCACGTTCGCGAAGGGTGTCAACTCCGGGTACGTCCCCGTGGGCGGCGTCATCATCAGCGAGGAGATCGCGGCCACGTTCGCCGACCGGGTCTTTCCCGGTGGCCTCACCTACTCCGGCCATCCGCTGGCGGCGGCGTCGATCGTGGCGTCGATCTCCGCGATGGAGGACGAGCGGATCGTCGAGCACGCGGCGCAGATCGGCGCCGAGGTGATCGGGCCGGCGTTGCACGAGCTCGCGGATCGTCACCCGATGATCGGCGAGGTGCGTGGCGCCGGGGTGTTCTGGGCGCTCGACCTGGTGAGCGATCCCGAGACGCGTGAGCCGGTGGCGCCGTCCGTCGTGGCAGCGATCAAGGCGGCGTGCCTGGAGCGACGGCTGCTGGTGTTCACCGCAGACAACCGGGTGCACGTGGTGCCGCCGTGCGTCGTGACGGCCGACGAGGTGGCGACGGCGCTCGCGATCCTCGACGACGTGCTGGCGGCCGTGGCGGCGGCGTAG
- a CDS encoding ABC transporter substrate-binding protein, which produces MRRTHLTMGVSAVVGVTLLAACTTDGSGTGGEDPTSESGAEGEVTQVRLQLQWLTQGQFAGYFLAQENGYYADEGLEVEIVESGGDIVPQDALATGEVDYAIAWVPKVLGSIEQGADITNVAQVFQRSGTLQLSMADSGITSVDDFAGRSVGSWGFGNEWEIFAALDQAELTVEDIELVTQDFTMNAFLAGDIEAAQAMTYNEYAQVLETVNPDTGELYQPEDLNVIDYNDVGTAMLQDAIWADAGRLADDEEYRETTVAFLRASLRGWVDAREDPQAAADVVTAAGSQLGASHQLWMVNEVNKLIWPSPDGIGVADMAAWDATVDMAMATHNETGATIITAPPPDTAIDMQYVEQAVADLEADGVDVTGDAYEPIDVELVEGGN; this is translated from the coding sequence ATGAGACGAACACATCTCACCATGGGCGTCAGCGCCGTCGTCGGCGTCACCCTGCTGGCCGCGTGCACGACGGACGGCAGCGGGACCGGCGGGGAGGACCCGACGTCGGAGAGCGGGGCGGAGGGCGAGGTCACCCAGGTCCGGCTGCAGCTGCAGTGGCTCACCCAGGGCCAGTTCGCCGGGTACTTCCTGGCGCAGGAGAACGGGTACTACGCGGACGAGGGCCTCGAGGTCGAGATCGTGGAGTCGGGCGGCGACATCGTGCCGCAGGACGCGCTCGCGACCGGCGAGGTGGACTACGCGATCGCATGGGTGCCGAAGGTGCTCGGTTCGATCGAGCAGGGCGCGGACATCACGAACGTCGCGCAGGTGTTCCAGCGGTCCGGGACCCTGCAGCTGTCGATGGCCGACTCCGGCATCACGTCGGTGGACGACTTCGCCGGGCGCAGCGTCGGGTCGTGGGGGTTCGGCAACGAGTGGGAGATCTTCGCGGCGCTGGACCAGGCCGAGCTGACCGTCGAGGACATCGAGCTCGTCACGCAGGACTTCACGATGAACGCGTTCCTCGCCGGCGACATCGAGGCGGCGCAGGCGATGACGTACAACGAGTACGCGCAGGTGCTCGAGACGGTGAACCCGGACACGGGCGAGCTGTACCAGCCGGAGGACCTCAACGTCATCGACTACAACGACGTCGGCACCGCGATGCTGCAGGACGCGATCTGGGCCGACGCCGGCCGGCTCGCCGACGACGAGGAGTACCGCGAGACGACCGTCGCGTTCCTGCGGGCGAGCCTCCGCGGCTGGGTCGACGCTCGCGAGGACCCGCAGGCGGCGGCGGACGTCGTGACGGCGGCCGGTTCGCAGCTCGGTGCGAGCCACCAGCTGTGGATGGTCAACGAGGTGAACAAGCTCATCTGGCCCTCGCCCGACGGGATCGGCGTCGCCGACATGGCCGCCTGGGACGCGACGGTCGACATGGCGATGGCGACCCACAACGAGACCGGCGCGACGATCATCACCGCGCCGCCGCCGGACACGGCGATCGACATGCAGTACGTCGAGCAGGCGGTCGCGGACCTCGAGGCCGACGGCGTCGACGTCACGGGCGACGCCTACGAGCCGATCGACGTCGAGCTCGTGGAGGGCGGCAACTGA
- a CDS encoding ABC transporter permease has product MSTALGRVAPPLVLGAVVLLVWQLVVEVGNIDAYVLPSPADILGEITAYLPVLVSATVVTGVNALVGLVVGTVLGAAFAVAASTWRALDELVAPLVAVLAVIPIVALAPVLYTMFGAGEQTARQVVASVAVYVPVFVTTLRGLRQTTPVQRDLMRAYAATRRQVMRAVRLPAAVPFLATGVRIASSLAVISALVAEYFGGPRGGLGSYITSSAAQSDYARAWSYVVAAVVLGLVFYVGTTALETYVLARRRR; this is encoded by the coding sequence GTGAGCACGGCGCTCGGGCGGGTCGCGCCGCCCCTGGTGCTCGGGGCGGTGGTCCTGCTCGTCTGGCAGCTCGTGGTCGAGGTCGGGAACATCGACGCCTACGTCCTCCCGAGCCCGGCCGACATCCTCGGCGAGATCACCGCGTACCTGCCGGTGCTCGTCTCGGCGACGGTGGTGACCGGCGTCAACGCGCTCGTGGGGCTCGTGGTCGGGACGGTGCTCGGTGCCGCGTTCGCCGTTGCGGCGTCGACCTGGCGTGCCCTCGACGAGCTCGTCGCGCCGCTCGTCGCCGTGCTCGCCGTGATCCCGATCGTCGCCCTCGCGCCCGTCCTCTACACGATGTTCGGGGCGGGCGAGCAGACGGCGCGGCAGGTGGTCGCGTCGGTCGCGGTGTACGTGCCGGTGTTCGTCACGACGCTGCGGGGGCTGCGCCAGACGACGCCGGTGCAGCGGGACCTCATGCGCGCGTACGCGGCGACGCGCCGGCAGGTCATGCGAGCGGTGCGGCTCCCGGCGGCCGTGCCGTTCCTCGCCACCGGAGTCCGGATCGCGTCGTCGCTCGCGGTCATCTCGGCGCTCGTGGCCGAGTACTTCGGGGGCCCGCGCGGTGGCCTCGGCTCGTACATCACGTCGTCGGCGGCGCAGAGCGACTACGCGCGGGCGTGGTCGTACGTCGTGGCTGCCGTGGTGCTGGGGCTCGTCTTCTACGTCGGGACGACGGCGCTCGAGACGTACGTGCTCGCCCGCCGGCGCCGCTGA
- a CDS encoding ABC transporter ATP-binding protein, which yields MSTPPADAPAVHLHAVGKTFATRTGAVHALTGIDAQVGRGEFVSLLGPSGCGKSTLLRIVADLEEPSEGEVRVFGKPAAQARLDQDYGIAFQQAGLLDWRTVAANIELPLELHGVPAAARRARSRELLDLVGLHDVADAHPDQLSGGMQQRVAIARALAEEPGLLLLDEPFGALDEMTRERMQSELVRLVRASGAAVVLVTHSIPEAAFCSDRVFVMSPRPGRIASVVDVPLGPDRTEQLREDPAFFDVVTRVREALHAGSGAASASSASASPTSAASVERA from the coding sequence GTGAGCACCCCTCCCGCGGACGCCCCGGCGGTGCACCTGCACGCCGTCGGCAAGACGTTCGCGACCCGCACCGGGGCCGTGCACGCCCTCACCGGGATCGACGCGCAGGTCGGTCGCGGCGAGTTCGTGTCGCTCCTCGGACCGTCCGGCTGCGGCAAGAGCACCCTGCTGCGGATCGTGGCCGACCTCGAGGAACCGAGCGAGGGCGAGGTGCGCGTGTTCGGCAAGCCGGCCGCGCAGGCGCGACTCGACCAGGACTACGGGATCGCGTTCCAGCAGGCCGGGCTCCTGGACTGGCGGACCGTCGCCGCGAACATCGAGCTCCCGCTGGAGCTGCACGGCGTCCCCGCGGCGGCGCGCCGCGCCAGGTCACGGGAGCTGCTCGACCTGGTGGGCCTGCACGACGTCGCGGACGCCCACCCGGACCAGCTCTCCGGCGGCATGCAGCAGCGCGTGGCGATCGCCCGGGCGCTCGCCGAGGAGCCGGGCCTGCTGCTGCTCGACGAACCGTTCGGCGCGCTCGACGAGATGACGCGCGAGCGCATGCAGTCCGAGCTGGTGCGCCTCGTGCGCGCGAGCGGAGCCGCGGTCGTGCTCGTCACGCACTCGATCCCGGAGGCGGCGTTCTGCTCCGACCGGGTGTTCGTCATGTCGCCCCGGCCCGGCCGCATCGCGAGCGTGGTCGACGTCCCGCTCGGCCCCGACCGGACGGAGCAGCTGCGCGAGGATCCCGCGTTCTTCGACGTCGTCACGCGGGTGCGCGAGGCGTTGCACGCGGGCAGCGGCGCGGCGTCGGCATCATCCGCGTCGGCCTCACCGACGTCGGCGGCGTCCGTGGAGCGGGCGTGA
- a CDS encoding ABC transporter permease, with translation MSASADPAQVLVRRRRTGGVARRALLGAAGLLAVVAVWEVYKALGPDDGVVVGGLRILPRTDDVAMPHVADMLTRLLEPTTRAAGAEPLWLTVARAALFSLGVAAVGWVLGVGVGLALALLMQRFRLALSAVLPWVVLSQTVPLIALAPVVRGWGSRIAIGGMAWQPWMSVAVIASYLAFFPVAVGALRGLQSPGRAQTDLMRSYAATWWQETRMLRFPASVPYLLPALRLAAANAIIGTVVAEVSIGLRGGIGRSILEFAQSASGDPAKSWAPILGAMLLGLVAAGGVVLLGAALTRYRRGEAPS, from the coding sequence GTGAGCGCGTCGGCCGACCCGGCGCAGGTCCTCGTCCGACGGCGGCGTACGGGCGGCGTCGCGCGGCGTGCGCTGCTCGGCGCCGCGGGGCTCCTGGCGGTCGTGGCCGTGTGGGAGGTCTACAAGGCGCTCGGGCCGGACGACGGCGTCGTCGTCGGCGGTCTGCGGATCCTCCCGCGCACGGACGACGTCGCGATGCCGCACGTCGCGGACATGCTCACGCGGCTGCTCGAGCCCACGACGCGGGCCGCCGGCGCGGAGCCGCTCTGGCTCACCGTGGCTCGTGCCGCGCTCTTCAGCCTGGGCGTGGCGGCGGTGGGGTGGGTGCTCGGCGTCGGGGTCGGGCTCGCGCTCGCCCTGCTCATGCAGCGCTTCCGGCTCGCGCTGTCCGCCGTGCTGCCGTGGGTCGTGCTGTCGCAGACAGTTCCCCTCATCGCGCTCGCGCCGGTGGTGCGGGGGTGGGGGTCGCGCATCGCGATCGGTGGCATGGCGTGGCAGCCGTGGATGTCCGTGGCCGTCATCGCGTCGTACCTGGCGTTCTTCCCAGTGGCGGTCGGCGCCCTGCGCGGGCTGCAGTCGCCGGGCCGGGCGCAGACGGACCTCATGCGGTCGTACGCGGCGACGTGGTGGCAGGAGACGCGCATGCTGCGGTTCCCGGCGAGCGTCCCGTACCTGCTCCCGGCGCTGCGGCTCGCGGCTGCGAACGCGATCATCGGCACGGTGGTGGCGGAGGTGTCGATCGGCCTGCGTGGCGGGATCGGGCGCTCGATCCTCGAGTTCGCGCAGTCCGCGAGCGGCGACCCGGCGAAGTCGTGGGCGCCGATCCTCGGGGCGATGCTGCTCGGGCTCGTGGCGGCCGGCGGCGTGGTGCTGCTGGGAGCCGCGCTGACCCGGTACCGGCGAGGGGAGGCGCCCTCGTGA
- a CDS encoding TIGR03842 family LLM class F420-dependent oxidoreductase yields MDLGIVLQTNPPAARTVALAEAAEAAGFSHVWTFDSHVLWEEPYVILSQILARTSRVMVGPMVTNPATRDVSVTASTFATLNEMYGNRTVCGIGRGDSAVRVQGGRPTTLAALRDAVETIRELGNGREALVDGTPIRFEWASASRLEVWVAAYGPKALELTGEVGDGFILQLADPDIAAWMIGAVRAAAERAGRDPAAIRFCVAAPMYVIADDTPQARAHMLDQCRWFGGMVGNHVADIVARYGATSGVPEALTAYIAGRDGYDYAQHGRAGNPHADFVPDEIVERFCVLGTAREHVAKLTVLAELGVDQFAGYLQHDDMEGTLAAYGDSVVPAFGAGAAVATA; encoded by the coding sequence ATGGACCTGGGCATCGTCCTGCAGACGAACCCGCCCGCGGCGCGCACCGTCGCGCTGGCGGAGGCCGCCGAGGCGGCCGGGTTCAGTCACGTGTGGACGTTCGACTCGCACGTCCTGTGGGAGGAGCCGTACGTGATCCTCAGCCAGATCCTGGCGCGCACGAGCCGCGTCATGGTCGGGCCGATGGTGACGAACCCCGCCACGCGGGACGTGAGCGTGACGGCGTCGACGTTCGCGACGCTCAACGAGATGTACGGCAACCGCACCGTCTGCGGGATCGGTCGGGGCGACTCCGCGGTGCGCGTGCAGGGTGGGCGGCCGACGACGCTCGCGGCGCTCCGCGACGCCGTCGAGACGATCCGGGAGCTGGGGAACGGGCGCGAGGCGCTGGTGGACGGTACGCCGATCCGGTTCGAGTGGGCGTCCGCGAGCCGCCTCGAGGTGTGGGTGGCGGCGTACGGGCCGAAGGCGCTCGAGCTCACCGGCGAGGTGGGCGACGGGTTCATCCTCCAGCTCGCGGACCCGGACATCGCCGCCTGGATGATCGGCGCGGTCCGGGCCGCCGCCGAGCGGGCCGGCCGGGACCCGGCCGCGATCAGGTTCTGCGTCGCGGCACCGATGTACGTGATCGCCGACGACACGCCGCAGGCCCGGGCGCACATGCTCGACCAGTGCCGGTGGTTCGGCGGCATGGTCGGCAACCACGTCGCCGACATCGTGGCCCGCTACGGCGCCACGAGCGGGGTGCCGGAGGCGCTGACGGCGTACATCGCCGGGCGCGACGGGTACGACTACGCGCAGCACGGCCGGGCGGGGAACCCGCACGCGGACTTCGTCCCCGACGAGATCGTCGAGCGCTTCTGCGTGCTGGGCACGGCCCGGGAGCACGTGGCGAAGCTGACGGTGCTCGCGGAGCTGGGGGTCGACCAGTTCGCCGGCTACCTGCAGCACGACGACATGGAGGGGACGCTCGCGGCGTACGGCGACTCCGTGGTCCCGGCGTTCGGCGCTGGGGCGGCGGTGGCGACGGCGTGA
- the hydA gene encoding dihydropyrimidinase: MTTTLLTGGEVVSATGRGPADVLVDGTRIAAVLAPGSTLLGHDLAGSVDRVIDASGKYVIPGGIDAHTHMQLPFGGTEASDTFETGTIAAAWGGTTSIIDFAVQRTGERVEDGLAAWHEKAAGNCAVDYGFHQIIGGVDDDALKAMERLVEEGITSYKLFMAYPGVFYSDDAQVLRAMQKAADLGLLTMMHAENGPAIDVLAAQLAESGRTDPYFHGVARAWQLEEEATHRAIMLADVTGAPLYVVHVSAKQAVAQIAGARDAGKNVFGETCPQYLYLSLEEQLGASSEQWGAFEGAKWVCSTPLRSRAEGHQESMWRALRTNDLQMVSTDHCPFCMKDQKELGLGDFRKIPNGIGSVEHRMDLMYQGVVTGEITLERWVELTSTTPARMFGLAGRKGVIAPGADADVVVYDPRGRTSIGVGKTHHMNMDHSAWEGFEVDGHVDVVLSRGEVVVADGQFHGRPGHGEYLRRGLTQYLA; encoded by the coding sequence ATGACGACCACACTCCTCACCGGAGGCGAGGTGGTGAGCGCGACAGGGCGCGGCCCCGCGGACGTGCTCGTCGACGGCACCCGGATCGCCGCCGTCCTGGCACCCGGGTCGACGCTCCTCGGCCACGACCTGGCCGGCTCCGTCGACCGCGTGATCGACGCGAGCGGCAAGTACGTGATCCCCGGCGGCATCGACGCGCACACGCACATGCAGCTCCCGTTCGGCGGCACCGAGGCGTCGGACACGTTCGAAACCGGCACGATCGCCGCCGCGTGGGGCGGGACGACGTCGATCATCGACTTCGCCGTGCAGCGCACCGGCGAGCGCGTCGAGGACGGGCTCGCCGCGTGGCACGAGAAGGCGGCCGGGAACTGTGCTGTGGACTACGGCTTCCACCAGATCATCGGCGGGGTCGACGACGACGCGCTCAAGGCCATGGAGCGTCTCGTCGAGGAGGGGATCACGAGCTACAAGCTGTTCATGGCCTACCCGGGCGTCTTCTACTCGGACGACGCGCAGGTGCTGCGCGCGATGCAGAAGGCCGCGGACCTGGGGCTGCTCACGATGATGCACGCCGAGAACGGCCCGGCGATCGACGTCCTTGCTGCGCAGCTGGCGGAGTCGGGCCGCACCGACCCGTACTTCCACGGGGTCGCCCGGGCGTGGCAGCTCGAGGAGGAGGCGACGCACCGGGCGATCATGCTCGCGGACGTGACCGGGGCTCCGCTTTACGTCGTGCACGTGAGTGCGAAGCAGGCGGTGGCGCAGATCGCAGGAGCGCGCGACGCGGGCAAGAACGTGTTCGGCGAGACGTGCCCCCAGTACCTCTACCTCAGCCTCGAGGAGCAGCTCGGGGCGAGCAGCGAGCAGTGGGGGGCGTTCGAGGGTGCCAAGTGGGTGTGCTCGACGCCGCTGCGCTCCCGAGCGGAGGGCCACCAGGAGTCGATGTGGCGGGCGCTGCGGACGAACGACCTGCAGATGGTCTCGACCGACCACTGCCCGTTCTGCATGAAGGACCAGAAGGAGCTCGGCCTCGGCGACTTCCGGAAGATCCCGAACGGGATCGGCTCCGTGGAGCACCGCATGGACCTCATGTACCAGGGCGTCGTGACGGGTGAGATCACGCTCGAGCGCTGGGTGGAGCTCACGTCGACGACGCCGGCCCGGATGTTCGGGCTCGCCGGCCGCAAGGGCGTGATCGCGCCCGGGGCGGACGCCGACGTCGTCGTCTACGACCCGCGCGGCCGCACGAGCATCGGCGTGGGCAAGACCCACCACATGAACATGGACCACTCCGCCTGGGAGGGCTTCGAGGTGGACGGGCACGTCGACGTCGTGCTCTCCCGCGGTGAGGTGGTGGTCGCCGACGGGCAGTTCCACGGCCGTCCCGGCCACGGGGAGTACCTCCGCCGCGGTCTCACGCAGTACCTGGCGTAG
- a CDS encoding nitrilase-related carbon-nitrogen hydrolase, which translates to MSIIRVGLTQTPWTGDRESMADLHEQYARDAAADGAQVIAFQELFTGPYFGITQDPSYYDFAESVPGPTTDRFASLAQELGVVLVLPVYEEEQPGILYNTAAVVDADGTYLGKYRKHHIPHLPKFWEKFYFRPGNLGWPVFDTAVGRVGVYICYDRHFPEGWRALGLAGAEIVFNPNATKPGLSNRLWDIEQPAAAIANGYFVAANNRVGAETNEYGDDAVAFYGSSYVVGPDGNLVGEKASDTEAGYIVRDVDLGHVRTLREQWQFYRDRRPDAYDSLTRP; encoded by the coding sequence ATGAGCATCATCCGGGTGGGGCTGACGCAGACGCCGTGGACGGGCGACCGGGAGAGCATGGCCGACCTGCACGAGCAGTACGCCCGCGACGCGGCAGCCGACGGTGCCCAGGTGATCGCCTTCCAGGAGCTGTTCACGGGCCCGTACTTCGGCATCACGCAGGACCCGTCGTACTACGACTTCGCCGAGTCGGTGCCCGGCCCGACGACCGACCGGTTCGCCTCGCTCGCCCAGGAGCTCGGCGTCGTCCTCGTCCTCCCGGTGTACGAGGAGGAGCAGCCCGGGATCCTCTACAACACCGCAGCGGTCGTCGACGCTGACGGCACGTACCTCGGCAAGTATCGCAAGCACCACATCCCGCACCTGCCGAAGTTCTGGGAGAAGTTCTACTTCCGGCCCGGGAACCTGGGCTGGCCGGTCTTCGACACGGCCGTCGGGCGGGTCGGCGTGTACATCTGCTACGACCGCCACTTCCCGGAGGGCTGGCGTGCGCTCGGGCTCGCGGGAGCGGAGATCGTGTTCAACCCGAACGCCACCAAGCCGGGGTTGTCGAACCGGCTGTGGGACATCGAGCAACCGGCGGCGGCGATCGCCAACGGCTACTTCGTCGCGGCGAACAACCGGGTCGGTGCGGAGACGAACGAGTACGGCGACGACGCCGTGGCGTTCTACGGCAGCTCGTACGTGGTGGGTCCGGACGGGAACCTCGTCGGCGAGAAGGCCAGCGACACGGAAGCCGGGTACATCGTGCGGGACGTCGACCTCGGCCACGTGCGGACCCTGCGGGAGCAGTGGCAGTTCTACCGCGACCGCCGTCCGGACGCCTACGACTCGTTGACCCGGCCGTGA
- a CDS encoding APC family permease, with translation MSSAARPAPVRRTGLGPAQATALYVGAVLGTGVIGLPALAADAAGPASLVAWLFLVVASVPLAATFAALGARYPDSGGVSTYARRAFGDRAADLVGWTFWAAIPPGAPAAALFAGAYVEAAVGGGTRTVVLTGAAVLVAAFAVNWAGVRVAGWVQLALAATLVVFLLVAVLGSLDAADPAGFVPFAPHGWTAIVPAAALLVWSFVGWEAITHLTGEFRDPGRDVPRATAAALVVVGVIYLAVAFAVVAVLGARAGEDAAPLAELFAVALGAHGRAVAAVVAVLLTFGVLNAYVAGAAKLGAALARDGALPAWLARGSRAGEVPRRSLVVITVASGAMLALSVTLELDLATLVRLATACFVVVYGVGVLAALRLLPVRGAGWWAAVTSLVVVVALLVASGAYLAWPAAIAASAWGVTVLARRWRAATAP, from the coding sequence ATGAGCAGCGCGGCGCGTCCCGCCCCGGTGCGCCGGACGGGCCTCGGGCCGGCGCAGGCGACGGCGCTGTACGTCGGCGCCGTCCTCGGCACCGGGGTCATCGGTCTGCCGGCGCTGGCCGCCGACGCCGCGGGTCCGGCCTCGCTCGTCGCCTGGCTGTTCCTCGTCGTCGCGTCCGTCCCCCTCGCCGCGACGTTCGCCGCGCTCGGCGCGCGCTACCCGGACTCCGGCGGCGTCTCGACGTACGCGAGGCGAGCGTTCGGTGACCGCGCCGCCGACCTGGTCGGCTGGACGTTCTGGGCGGCCATCCCGCCCGGCGCACCTGCGGCTGCCCTGTTCGCCGGTGCGTACGTGGAGGCCGCCGTCGGCGGGGGCACACGGACCGTCGTCCTGACCGGAGCGGCGGTGCTCGTGGCCGCGTTCGCCGTCAATTGGGCGGGCGTGCGCGTGGCGGGCTGGGTCCAGCTCGCGCTGGCGGCGACGCTCGTCGTGTTCCTCCTCGTCGCCGTCCTGGGATCGCTCGACGCCGCCGATCCCGCCGGTTTCGTCCCGTTCGCGCCGCACGGTTGGACGGCGATCGTCCCCGCCGCCGCGCTGCTCGTCTGGAGCTTCGTCGGCTGGGAGGCGATCACGCACCTCACCGGGGAGTTCCGCGACCCGGGGCGAGACGTGCCGCGCGCGACGGCGGCGGCGCTCGTCGTCGTCGGCGTCATCTACCTGGCCGTCGCGTTCGCCGTCGTCGCCGTCCTGGGCGCGCGGGCCGGCGAGGACGCGGCCCCGCTGGCGGAGCTGTTCGCCGTCGCGCTCGGCGCGCACGGCCGCGCCGTCGCAGCGGTCGTCGCCGTCCTCCTGACGTTCGGCGTGCTGAACGCGTACGTCGCCGGCGCCGCGAAGCTCGGCGCGGCGCTCGCCCGGGACGGCGCGCTGCCTGCCTGGCTGGCCCGCGGGAGCCGGGCGGGGGAGGTCCCGCGGCGCAGCCTCGTGGTCATCACCGTGGCCTCGGGCGCCATGCTCGCGCTGTCCGTGACGCTCGAGCTCGATCTGGCGACGCTGGTCAGGCTCGCGACCGCGTGCTTCGTCGTCGTGTACGGCGTCGGCGTGCTCGCCGCGCTGCGCCTGCTGCCCGTCCGCGGGGCCGGCTGGTGGGCGGCGGTGACGTCGCTCGTCGTCGTCGTCGCGCTGCTCGTGGCGAGCGGCGCGTACCTCGCCTGGCCGGCGGCGATCGCGGCGTCGGCGTGGGGAGTGACCGTGCTGGCGCGGCGCTGGCGAGCGGCGACCGCACCGTAA
- a CDS encoding aldo/keto reductase, with translation MAIPTITLNDGHEIPQLGFGVFQIPPEETADAVAQALEIGYRHIDTAQMYRNERGVGDAVRASGLDRGDVYLTSKLNNGYHRPDDARRAFEGTLTELGTDHVDLFLIHWPLPTLYDGDFVSTWRTLGEFAADGRARSIGVSNFQVPHLQRLLDETDVVPAVNQIELHPYFLNSAVRDFGEQHGIATEAWSPIAQGKVLDDPAIVAVAEAVGKTPAQVVLRWHLQRGSIVFPKSVTRSRVVENIELFDVELSPEQMAAIAALDQGDGGRIGGHPDTMDWVPAW, from the coding sequence ATGGCGATTCCGACGATCACGCTCAACGACGGCCACGAGATCCCCCAGCTCGGATTCGGGGTGTTCCAGATCCCGCCGGAGGAGACCGCCGACGCCGTCGCGCAGGCTCTCGAGATCGGCTACCGCCACATCGACACGGCCCAGATGTACCGGAACGAGCGCGGCGTGGGCGACGCGGTGCGCGCCAGCGGCCTCGACCGCGGCGACGTCTACCTCACGAGCAAGCTGAACAACGGCTACCACCGGCCCGACGATGCCCGCCGCGCCTTCGAGGGCACGCTCACCGAGCTCGGCACCGACCACGTGGACCTGTTCCTCATCCACTGGCCGCTGCCGACGCTCTACGACGGCGACTTCGTCTCCACGTGGCGCACGCTGGGGGAGTTCGCCGCGGACGGGCGGGCGCGCTCGATCGGCGTCTCGAACTTCCAGGTGCCGCACCTGCAGCGCCTCCTCGACGAGACCGACGTCGTGCCGGCCGTCAACCAGATCGAGCTCCACCCGTACTTCCTCAACTCCGCGGTGCGGGACTTCGGCGAGCAGCACGGCATCGCCACCGAGGCGTGGTCGCCGATCGCGCAGGGCAAGGTGCTCGACGACCCCGCGATCGTCGCCGTCGCCGAGGCGGTCGGGAAGACCCCTGCCCAGGTGGTGCTGCGGTGGCACCTCCAGCGCGGATCGATCGTGTTCCCGAAGTCGGTGACGCGTTCGCGCGTGGTGGAGAACATCGAGCTGTTCGACGTCGAGCTGAGCCCGGAGCAGATGGCGGCGATCGCCGCGCTCGACCAGGGCGACGGCGGCCGCATCGGCGGTCACCCGGACACCATGGACTGGGTGCCGGCCTGGTGA